The genomic stretch gctgatctttcagcagaaactctgcaagccagaagggagtggcaggacatatttaaagtgataaaggagaaacacctacaaccaagattactttacccagcaaggatctcattcagatttaatgaagaaattaaaacttttacagacaggcaaaagctgagagagttcagcaccaccaaaccagctttacaacaaatgctaaaggaaattctccaggcaagaaacacaagagaaggaaaagatctacaataacaaacccaaaacaattaagaaaatggaaataggaacatacatattgataactatcttaaatgtaaatggattaaatgctcccaccaaaagacacagactggctgaatggatacaaaaacaagacccacatatatgctatctacaagagacccacttcagccctagggacacatacagactgaaagtgaggggatggaaaaagattttcgatgcaaatgaaaatcaaaagaaagctggagtagcaattctcatatcagacacaatagactttaaaataaagactattacaagagacaaagaagaacactacataatgatcaagggatcaatccaagaagaagatataacaattgtaaatatttatgcacccaacataggagcacctcaatacataaggcaaatgctaacagtcataaaaagggaaatcgacagtaacacaatcatagtacgcgactttaacaccccactttcaccaatggacagatcatccaaaatgaaaataaataaggaaacacaagctttaaatgatacattaaacaatatggacttaattgatatttataggacattccatccaaaaacaacagaatatactttcttctcaagtgctcatggaacattctccaggacgtATCctatcttggctcacaaatcaagccttggtaaatttaagaaaattgaaatcgtgtcaagtatcttttccgaccacaacgctatgagactagataccaattataggaaaagatctgtaaaaaatacaaacacatggaggctaaacaatacactacttaataaccaaatgatcactgaagaaatcaaagaggaaatcaaaaaatgcctaaaaacaaatgacaatggggacacgatgacccaaaacctatgggatgcagcaaaagcagttctaagagggaagtttatagcaatacaatcataccttaagaaacaggacacatttcaaataaacaacctaaacttgcacctaaagcaattagagaaagaagaaccaaaaatccccaaagttagcagaaggaaagaaatcataaagatcagatcagaaataaatgaaaaagaaatgaaggaaacgatagcaaagatcaataaaactaaaagctggttctttgagaagataaacaaaattgataaaccattagccagactcatcaagaaaaaaaggaagaaaactaaaatcaatagaattagaaatgaaaaaggagaagtaacaactgacactgcagaaatacaaaggaacatgagagattactacaagcaactctatgccaataaaatggacaacctggaaaaaatggacaaattcttagaaatgcacaacctgctgagactgattgaggaagaaatagaatatatgaactgaccaatcacaagcactgaaattgaaactgtgattaaaaatcttccaacaaacaaaagcccaggaccagatggcttcacaggtgagttcaatcagagaagaaaaagaaataaaaggaatccagatcggaaaagaagaagtaaagctgtcactgtgtgcagatgacatgatattctacatatagaatcctaaagatgctaccagaaaactactagagctaatcaatgaatttggtaaagtagcaggatacaaaaataatgcacagaaatctctggtattcttatacactaatgatgaaaaatctgaaagtgaaattaagaaaacactcccatttaccattgcaacaaaaagaataaaatatctaggaataaacctacctaaggagacaaaagacctgtatgcagaaaattataagacactgatgaaagaaattaaagatgatacagatagatgggagacatataccatattcttggattggaagaatcaacattgtgaaaatgactctactacccaaagcaatctacagattcaatgaaatccctatcaaactaccaagggcatttttcacagaactagaacaacaaatttcacaatttgtatggaaacacaaaagaccccgaatagccaaaacaagcttgagaacgaaaaatggagctggaggtatcaggctccctgtcttcagactatactacaaagctacagtaatcaagacagtatagtactggcacaaaaacataaatatagatcaatggaacaggaaagaaaccccagagataaacccacacacatatggtcaccttatctttgataaaggaggcaagaatatacagtggagaaaagacagcctcttcaataagtggtgctggggaaactggacaggtacatgtaaaagtatgaaattagaacactccctaacaccatacacaaaaataaactcaaaatggattaaagacctaaatgtaaggccagacactatcaaactcttagaggaaaacataggcagaacactctatgacataaatcacagcaagatcctttttgacccacctcctagagaaatggaaataaaaacaaaagtaaacaaatgggactaaatgaaacttaaatctttttcacagcaaaggaaaccataaacaagaccaaaagacaacctcagaatgggagaaaatattttcaaatgaagtaactgacaaaggattaatctccaaaatttacaagcagctcatgcacctcaataacaaagaaacaaacaacccaatccaaaaatgggcagaagacctaaatagacatttctccaaagaagatatagactgccaacaaacacatgaaagaatgctcaacatcattaatcattagagaaatgcaagtcaaaactacaatgaaatatcatctcacaccagtcagaatggccatcatcaaaaaatctagaaacaataaatggataaagaagatgtggcacatatatacaatgaaatattactcagccataaatagaaacgaaattgagttatttgtaatgaggtggatagacctaaagtctcatacagagtgaagtaagtcagaaagagaaagacaaataccgtatgctaacacatatatatggaatttaagaaaaaaaatgtcatgaagaacctagcggtaagataggaataaagacacagacctactggagaacggacctgaggatatggggagggagaagggtgagctgtgacaaagcgagagagagtcatggacatatatacactaccaaacgtaaggtagatagctagtgggaagcagccgcatagcacagggatatcagctcggtgctttgtgaccacctggaggggtgggatagggagggtgggagggagggagatgcaggagggaggagatatgggaatatatgtatatgtatgggtgattcactttgttataaagcagaaagtaacacaccattgtaaagcaattataccccaataaagatgttaaaaaaaaaaatctagaaacaataaatgctggagaggttgtgaagaaaagggaacactcttgcactgctggtgggaatgtgaattggtatagccactatggagaacagtatggaggttccttaaaaaactaaaaatagaactaccatatgacccagcaatcccactactgggcatataccctgagaaaaccataattcaaaaagagtcatgtaccaaaatgttcattgcagctctatttacaagagccaggacatggaagcaacctaagtgtccatcaacggatgaatggataaagaagatgtggcacatatatacaatggaatattactctgccataaaaagtaatgaaattgagttatttgtagtgacgtggatggacctagagtctgtcatacagagtgaagtaagtcagaaagagaaaaacaaatactgtatgctaacacatatatatggaatttaagaaaaaaaaatgtcatgaagaacctaggggtaagacaggaataaagacacagacccactagagaatggacttgaggatatggggagggggaagggtaagctgtgacaaagtgagagagtggcatggtcatatatacactaccaaacgtaaaatagatagctagtgggaagcagccacatagcacagggagatcagctcagtggtttgtgaccatctataggggtgggatagggagggtgggagggagacacaagagggaagagatatgggaacatatgtatatgtataactgattcactttgttataaagcagaaattaacacaccattgtaaagcaattatactccaataaagatgttaaaaaaatttttttaaagaaaagaaataaagaagggtTTTTCATGAATCAAATTTATTACAAAGAATTAATGTACAATCAAAGCCAAATACATTCCTCGGGGTATGccagaaataagcaaaataatattattagaattaaagttacttaaaaattaggcattttttttctgaatggtaATATGAAACATCATGGTACGTTATCATTATTTGACAACAGAAAACCAGTAAAACATGTTTCAATATtgactttttgttgttcttctaaaGGTAAAACAAACATTCCAACAGAGCAAGTAAATCATAAACTCTAGAAAGTGAGTCATAAAAAGGTGTTCTCTTTAACAGCATGCAGTTCCCTACAAATAATGTATCTCATCTCAAAGCATATTTACAATTCAAACAGAGCTCTGCCAGCCACTAAAGGAAcaactctccatctgtttcatCTACAGAGATGGTGATTACACAGCTCCTCTGAAtgcatatgatttttaaaaatagtgaaaatcCACTTGTTCTTTTCTAGTTTATTGATTTACACATTTCAAATGTGGCCATGTTAATGACCAATGtacaaatatttgtataaatattttaaaagacaaaaataacaattatatACAGTTTGCAAAGATCAAACTTTAACCATGGTACCCTCCGTCTAGTCCAACGACTAGAGACTTTCCAACACCAATAACTATCAGGTACTGCATCAGGCCAAACGAAGCCTCAACACTacgtccagattttttttttaacttccaaatgctttcatttttctttaaagaaaaagtttacaatTCACCTCCTTTTAAACTGGCAATAGCTACATAAGCAATGCCTTATGCCACAAATCAAAGCCTTCTCCTACCCAAAAGCTACTGTTAAATTGAAGTCAATTTTACCACTCAGATTAAATTCAGATGTCTAGATCCCAGATACCTGGGtatgaaatattaaaatctgCCAAGAGGAattagatatttttcttcttttcttttaacataaCCCACTATATAATAGTGAACTAAATATGTTTGTTTCATAGAAACAACTTACATTTGCCAATACAGAGCAAATGGTCTATGTACAGATACATTAGGACTGCCTAACTGACAGTGAGTATTGCTGACCAGGCTCCCAGCCAATGGAGCTAATACGGTGGAGCTCTCTGCTGAATGGACTTTCCCTTCAGGATACGTCGGATCTGGAAAGGAAACCAATAGGATttgtaagggttttttttttttctacgaTCAAAGTACCACAtctccttcagtttctttgtAAGTAAGTATATGAAGAAATATGCAACAGTATGTGTCAAGATTTTAAGGGGacaaataaaaatactacaaCTCCTTTTAAAGTTTACTACAGACCTGCTATAATGATTTTTGAGTACAAGAAAGTAAAGCATCTCCATTAAAAATTATCTgaggccgggcttccctggtggcgcagtggttgagagtccacctgccgatgcagatgcaggggacacgggttcgtgccccggtccgggaagatcccacatgccgcggagcggctaggcccgtgagccatggccactgagcctgcgcgtccggagcctgtgctccacaacggagaggccacaacagtgagaggcccgcgtacggcaaaaaaataaaaaaataatctgagGTTGAAAATCTCCAAAAGTTTAACTAAGACCTATATTCTTTTCCTAATCTTTACTCCTGTTATTTGTGAGAACATTTAATATAATGCAGTAATCATGGTTATTATAATATCTCACCTACCTTGATGTCAGCCTCAACCAAGAACCGAGAGCCCACGTTACACACACAAGTAAATTATAATGCCCTTCGAGTCAAGATAGCTGTGACATCCAAGAATTAAAGCATCTGTGCATGACTATATGGATCACAGGAAACCCCCAGGCTCATTCAGAGTCTAGTAATTGATTTTATACCCCAGCCTGACAAATTTTATGATCTGTCTCTCAGCCCACAGCAGATAAGAagcaaaaaattagaagaaagaagACTGGAGTAGGGGATGAAATTGACAGCTGCTAGGAGACACAATGACCATGGTCTGAcaataaaagcaaaggaaaagaccctccctccacacacagagacacaaaaaatacaaaagcagGAAGGAGAGTAATCCAAGAACATTTAGCAAAGAGTCAAGCAGCTCTCCATGCTCAATACTCCCTGAGAACATCACTCTATGACTGCACACCACAAACAGCAAACCAGAAGTGAACAGTGCGCTTAGGACTCTGCCATTTACTATTTAATGATGGTCCCTATGGCTGGACCCACTCTGAGGCTCAGTCTTCCCAGGTGAACCTTCACCCTGCAAAGTTTTCCTAACTATTAAGTGGTATAATATACAGGAAAACTCTACAAATCATCAAGTGATTCGTTTTAAGCTATAAAGAGCTCCACAAATATGAGTTACTATAATATTATGGTCATAGCGAGGGCTGTAAATCAAAGGCAAGGCTAAATTGCattccatatattttattttgtgattattaAAGTATGTAACAACCCACAGCCACAATCTCGTTTCCTCCAGGAAAAGAGTtccatcaaaaatattttaagttcttccaaacgtacggacaccaagggggaaactGGCGgtggggggttggtggtggtgggatgaattaggagatcgggattgacatatatacactaataagcataaaatggataacataaaacataaaatggataacataaaatggataataagaacctgctgcttaaaaaaataaattaaaaatatataagttcTTAAAAAGAGTCAGTTCTTGTTATCAAGAAAAGTTTAGTCATATGAAACTGTTCAATCCCCAAAtataatatattgggttggccaaaaagttcattcaacTTTTTCGTAACAGCTTACAGCGAAAACtgaacgaactttctggccaatcCAGTAGAACCATATgatgagaaaagcataattttatttaaagtataaaatatttctaggttctaaattatataaataacctTCCCATTTTTTATTTAGGATCAGTTAGTAGACAGAAATCATTGTTAACagctaatgtttactgagcaGCACCCACTATGTGCCTGGGACTATTCTGAATACTCTATAAATACTGACTCATTTAATATGCACAATATTTGACGGATCATCACTTACTCACAAAACTAAGATTCTCTTTCTTTAGTGTGTGCAGGAACCTTGGTTCCTCCTCTTTCATCAACTTCCAAATGTCAAACCATTCTGACTTAGCCCAAACCCAAGTTTGTGtcttggaagaaaaagaaagactacCTGACTTCTGACCATTTGGGGTCCATGCATAAACCCTCAAATTTCTTACTTTTCCTTTGGAGACAAAGCAACTGACTCTAAAGGGCTACAGTGACCACtgttgagacacagatgttgaTAAAGCCCACCTGGAGAGTGCCAGCTGGCCCCTGCCCCTTATGTTTCGGAACAATGCCTCAAAGTATTTCTTCTCCCTTCTGTGGCCCTCACCTGTTCTCCCACAGGCCCATCAGGAACCAAATGTACTGGCTGTTCATTCTCCAAGTTCCGAGTACTTGGGTCTGCTCCCTTCCTCATCAACAGGCGGACTGCATCCAACTGTGTCACCCGATATTGCAGGctggcagcaacatggagggcGGTGTTTCCATTGTAAGCCTAAAGACAAAGAGACAAAACGACACCCATCAGGAAGGGAGACTTTCATGAAAGCAGCTCAAAAGCTTGAAGAAGGTATAAAGAAGGTTATTCCAAATCTTGTGCAGTTCTTGAACACTTCTAAAAGTACCTTTGCATTCACAAAAGACAGGCAACTGGGCAGTTCCAAAAAGAGGCGAATGAGTTCCAGATTTGCTTCTTCAGCTGCCAAATGCAGGGCTGTGCGGCCACTTTTACGATCCTTGTCAAAggcaagagggggaaaaaaatgaacatccAGAAACCATGCCCTGGATATGCTTCTCACCCAGTCTCTCATATGTCTGGTTCACCCTTGGAGACTCACTCGGAGTGCCCCCTTCTCCACAAACCCTTACTGCAACCCAAGCTCCATGGAATCTCTCATTCCTCCTAATTCCCTTTTATCACATCTACCCTTGTATACCGGGTGgccataaaatatagaaatatagactATGCTGTTTTATCATGTGCTGTAATATAAGAAATCATTTACTGTGTATTCGCCTATGTTTCCAGACTTGGTGGCCACCCTGTAGACTTAAAATTAGCTATATCTGTCACCATTTCTACTAGACAGTAAGCTTCCCAAGGACCCAAGTGGCTTATGATTTAGGTATTTTCCCCTAGCGCCCCTAACTCAGTACCTCAGCCTTGTACACAGCAAATACTCAGCAAATAAACCTCaaatttaaagataataaaatattttccagtttaaaaaacagaagattaAGTCCAGATCCAACAACAATGAAGAAACCCTTACAAAATGCACTACCTTTAGTATCTGTGTATAACAAtggaagcaaaatgaaaatatcaatttcaagcgttttcttttcctttcaaataaagacaTTCGTTTCACAGCTAAATGATCTTTTGAATAATAATCCATAGATTAAAAGCAAATCAAGAAAGCAGATGAGGTGATCTTTTAAAATCTAAGCTTAACTATCCATACATTGCTACtcccttaatttaaaaagatggcagaaataaaataaaaagggggaGAAGGTTTCATCTACACTTGGGAAGAAGGTCTTCGGCTATAACCACGTCTCTCCCACATTCCATTTCCAAACTCTTCTGTGAATTTTACCTTAGCTTCCACTGCGGCTCCCATTTGAATCAGACACTTAATTGTATCAACTAGACTCTTATTCTTCAGCAAAAGCTCCTGAACTTCAGGTGAATGGGGCTGTTGATTTCTCTGGAGTTCGTGAACCACAGCATTGTGGGCCACAACTGCACAGTGTAGAGGGGTCAGGCCTAGAAAAAAGCATAAGAAAGCAGTGGTCAAGCATCCCATCAATTCTTTTAGTTGTTCTATAATTACAAACCTTGAGGGTGGCCTCTCACATGACCTACATATGGGCTCCACAAGAACTAGTAAGGTAATCTGAGTAATCCCTCCATTGGGTCTTAGTGCTAATTTTATCTATAGAATATTTTAGCTTTAATTACCTCCCTTCCTTATTGGTATTGAACTTAATACCCTTAGAATTAATGGGCCCCTCTCTCTGAACGTTTCTTCACCCAATAATGCATCAATCACTTACCATCATAGTTAGTTGACTCCAGATCCACAAACTGATTGCTCCCCGCTGCTCCCTTCTGAATTGCCTGCAGAATTTAAAAACAGACATCTATCAGCAAAAGACAAACTACACAAATATTTATCTACTAGTGTTCCAAGAAAGGAGTAAGTCAACTCAAAAGAGGGCATTGCAACAGGCAATCTACATCCAACTCCTAATATCCAAGCTGTACCCCTTTGGCCCTATGGTAATGGGAGCCTGGCTCACTGCCTCTTACCTGAAGCACCTGGGAGTGGCCCTTCTCAGCACAAACATGCAGGGGGGTTCTTCCCCAGCAGTCAGTCGTATTCACCTGGGCCCCGAGGTTCACCAGATCCTGCACGATGAGGTGCTGATTGGCAGCCACTGCCACCTGAAAGGCACTCTGTGGacattcagaggaaaaaaatattttttaaaacccataACACTATAGTAACAAAGAATATGAACCTAAACTGAGACTGAGGGGAGAAAACCCCACATAGAGAGGATAAATCCTGTTAATAAGCAATAAGATACTGTAACACAAGGAAACTAAAATAAGCTTAGGGTGCAGCTTTATTATACCCAGTTAGTCTTTGGTCAAATAACTACAAAGTTAAAGTTAATAACTTCAAGGTTGGCAGTGACAAAGAGTCAACATCCAGAAGTTAATATTAACTAAACTCTCTTGGTCTGGAACTCTGAAATGATCTACACATAAATATGAGACCGGCCGTCATCTTGTCCCCATGACCACACTTTGCCATTTCCCTCTGTCAAGATCCTCACCTGTCCATTGTGCTCTTTAATATCCAGCATGTGAAGCGCATTCATCTTTCTTGCAAGGACATAGGAAAGTGCCCTTCTCCCCTGGGCAACAGCAATATGGAGGAACCtggggaaaaacaaaaggaaaagaaaagaagtgaattatttatttcactaagttcatcctttttttaaaaaaattcttccttcagcCCCTTTCTTGATATGTTGGTGTACTCAAATCAAACAGTACAGAGCATAATTTGTCTTTTCTGCTATGCTGACAATACATCTGAGTTGCAACAAGATGAATTAGGTTACCAGAAAAAATAagtatgccaggcaccatgctgatTGCTTTAAATCCATTATTCTTAATGTTCATAAAAACCCACTGAGGGAGGTATTATCATTTTACATGcccagaaactgaggcatagagaggttaaacaacttgcccagggcttccctggtggcgcagtggttgagagtccgcctgccgatgcaggggacacagggtcgtgccccggtccgggaagatcccacatgccgcagagcggctgggcccgtgagccatggccgctgagcctgcatggtcagagcctgtgctccgcaacgggagaggccacaacagtgagaggcccgcgtaccgcaaaaaacaaaaacaaatacaaaaacaaaaacaacttgcCCAACACCACAAAGATGTCAGGACAGATCAGTATTCAATCTACAAATCAACTCACAGTTGATCATGACCAACTAACCATGATCTGATTTTGCTCTACAGACACAATCTATGCTAATCTTTCAAAACCAATTATTCAAAGacatgtacatttttattaatttagaaCAGGTAATTTgttcagccagaaaaaaaagaaaggaaaactctcGCTTGAAATATGAGCTATCATTCTACCCCACTATTCATCTTGTTTAGCCAATCACTTACTCAGATCTAAGCTGGCATCCCTTAGAGAAATTCTCTGCCCACTATGTCCAGCAAGCATGGCTTACCAAATCAGCTCAATGAGATAAAGGGACATACTCACGTGTCACCATCTGCATCCTTTGAAAGAAACTGGTCTTGGGAGATATGTGCCAATTTGCTTTCTTCCTGCTCTACTTGCCACTGAAAAAATGACTTCCCTAACTGTGTGGTGTTCATTGGATTTCCGACGATGTTCGGGAAGGGCAGTGGTGTGTTTAAAG from Pseudorca crassidens isolate mPseCra1 chromosome 5, mPseCra1.hap1, whole genome shotgun sequence encodes the following:
- the NFKBIZ gene encoding NF-kappa-B inhibitor zeta isoform X2 produces the protein MGVGRQQRGPFQGVRVKNSVKELLLHIRSHKQKASGQAVDDFKTQGVNREQFTELKNTVSYSGKRKGPDLSSDGPACKRPALLHTQFLTPPQTPTPAESMEDVHHNESKQDSSADLLQSIINIKNECSLVSLNTVQVSWMRPGVPPSSPHEQCQDFHGGQVFSPPQKYQPFQVSSSPHVMDQASMYQYSSQNQNVQQLPPQHYTHNPALEYSPYSRTSQSPSYEPNIFDGQEPQFCLNQSFASLLSGPRESENIAVPPQTAPSVQQQNDAHVQDFNMMSHSACEALARHDAGSAPLNTPLPFPNIVGNPMNTTQLGKSFFQWQVEQEESKLAHISQDQFLSKDADGDTFLHIAVAQGRRALSYVLARKMNALHMLDIKEHNGQSAFQVAVAANQHLIVQDLVNLGAQVNTTDCWGRTPLHVCAEKGHSQVLQAIQKGAAGSNQFVDLESTNYDGLTPLHCAVVAHNAVVHELQRNQQPHSPEVQELLLKNKSLVDTIKCLIQMGAAVEAKDRKSGRTALHLAAEEANLELIRLFLELPSCLSFVNAKAYNGNTALHVAASLQYRVTQLDAVRLLMRKGADPSTRNLENEQPVHLVPDGPVGEQIRRILKGKSIQQRAPPY